In one Chionomys nivalis chromosome 13, mChiNiv1.1, whole genome shotgun sequence genomic region, the following are encoded:
- the Faf2 gene encoding FAS-associated factor 2 isoform X2 — MAAPEEQDLTQEQTEKLLQFQDLTGIESMEQCRLALEQHNWNMEAAVQDRLNEQEGVPSVFNPPPSRPLQGLLGWGYYLIMLPFRFTYYTILDIFRFALRFIRPDPRSRVTDPVGDIVSFMHSFEEKYGRAHPVFYQGTYSQALNDAKRELRFLLVYLHGDDHQDSDEFCRNTLCAPEVVSLINSRMLFWACSTNKPEGYRVSQALRENTYPFLAMIMLKDRRMTVVGRLEGLIQPDDLINQLTFIMDANQTYLVSERLEREERNQTQVLRQQQDEAYLASLRADQEKERKKREERERKRRKEEEVQQQKLAEERRRQNLQEEKERKLECLPPEPSPDDPESVKIIFKLPNDTRVERRFHFSQSLTVIHDFLFSLKESPEKFQIEANFPRRVLPCVPSEEWPTPPTLQEAGLGHTEVLFVQDLTDE, encoded by the exons GATCTGACTGGCATAGAGTCCATGGAGCAGTGTCGCCTTGCTTTGGAGCAGCATAACTGGAATATGGAG GCTGCAGTCCAAGACAGACTGAATGAGCAAGAGGGTGTACCGAGTGTTTTCAATCCACCTCCATCCCGACCCCTACAG GGGCTGCTTGGATGGGGTTATTACTTGATAATGCTTCCATTCCGGTTTACCTATTACACGATACTTGATATATTTAG GTTTGCTCTTCGTTTTATACGGCCTGACCCTCGCAGCCGGGTCACTGACCCTGTTGGGGACATTGTTTCATTTATGCACTCTTTTGAAGAGAAATATGGGAGGGCACACCCTGTCTTCTACCAGGGAACGTACAGCCAG GCACTTAACGATGCCAAGCGGGAGCTTCGGTTTCTTTTGGTTTATCTTCATGGAGATGATCACCAGGACTCCGATGAGTTCTGCCG CAACACGCTCTGTGCACCTGAAGTGGTCTCACTAATAAACAGCAGGATGCTTTTTTGGGCTTGTTCTACAAACAAACCTGAGGGGTACAGGG TTTCACAGGCTTTACGAGAGAATACCTACCCTTTCCTGGCTATGATTATGTTGAAAGATCGCCGTATGACTGTGGTGGGACGGCTAGAAGGCCTCATCCAACCTGATGACCTCATCAACCAGCTGACATTTATAATGGATGCAAACCAGACTTACCTGGTGTCAGAACGCCTAGAAAG GGAAGAAAGGAACCAGACCCAAGTGCTGAGACAACAACAAGATGAAGCCTACCTGGCTTCTCTCAGGGCAgaccaggagaaagaaaggaaaaagagagaggaacgAGAGAGGAAACGCcgaaaggaggaggaggtgcaGCAGCAAAAGCTGGCAGAGGAGAGGAGGCGGCAG AACTtacaggaggaaaaggaaagaaagttggAATGCCTGCCTCCTGAGCCATCCCCAGATGACCCTGAAAGTGTCAAGATCATTTTCAAGTTACCCAATGATACCAGAGTAGAGAGACGGTTCCATTTTTCACAGTCTCTAACA GTCATCCATGACTTCTTATTCTCCTTGAAGGAAAGCCCTGAGAAGTTTCAGATTGAAGCCAATTTCCCAAGACGGGTCCTGCCGTGTGTCCCTTCAGAGGAATGGCCCACCCCTCCCACACTGCAGGAGGCAGGACTTGGCCACACAGAAGTTCTCTTTGTTCAGGACCTGACAGATGAATGA
- the Faf2 gene encoding FAS-associated factor 2 isoform X1: MAAPEEQDLTQEQTEKLLQFQDLTGIESMEQCRLALEQHNWNMEAAVQDRLNEQEGVPSVFNPPPSRPLQVNTADHRIYSYVVSRPQPRGLLGWGYYLIMLPFRFTYYTILDIFRFALRFIRPDPRSRVTDPVGDIVSFMHSFEEKYGRAHPVFYQGTYSQALNDAKRELRFLLVYLHGDDHQDSDEFCRNTLCAPEVVSLINSRMLFWACSTNKPEGYRVSQALRENTYPFLAMIMLKDRRMTVVGRLEGLIQPDDLINQLTFIMDANQTYLVSERLEREERNQTQVLRQQQDEAYLASLRADQEKERKKREERERKRRKEEEVQQQKLAEERRRQNLQEEKERKLECLPPEPSPDDPESVKIIFKLPNDTRVERRFHFSQSLTVIHDFLFSLKESPEKFQIEANFPRRVLPCVPSEEWPTPPTLQEAGLGHTEVLFVQDLTDE; the protein is encoded by the exons GATCTGACTGGCATAGAGTCCATGGAGCAGTGTCGCCTTGCTTTGGAGCAGCATAACTGGAATATGGAG GCTGCAGTCCAAGACAGACTGAATGAGCAAGAGGGTGTACCGAGTGTTTTCAATCCACCTCCATCCCGACCCCTACAGGTTAATACAGCTGATCACAGGATCTACAGCTATGTTGTCTCAAGACCACAACCAAGG GGGCTGCTTGGATGGGGTTATTACTTGATAATGCTTCCATTCCGGTTTACCTATTACACGATACTTGATATATTTAG GTTTGCTCTTCGTTTTATACGGCCTGACCCTCGCAGCCGGGTCACTGACCCTGTTGGGGACATTGTTTCATTTATGCACTCTTTTGAAGAGAAATATGGGAGGGCACACCCTGTCTTCTACCAGGGAACGTACAGCCAG GCACTTAACGATGCCAAGCGGGAGCTTCGGTTTCTTTTGGTTTATCTTCATGGAGATGATCACCAGGACTCCGATGAGTTCTGCCG CAACACGCTCTGTGCACCTGAAGTGGTCTCACTAATAAACAGCAGGATGCTTTTTTGGGCTTGTTCTACAAACAAACCTGAGGGGTACAGGG TTTCACAGGCTTTACGAGAGAATACCTACCCTTTCCTGGCTATGATTATGTTGAAAGATCGCCGTATGACTGTGGTGGGACGGCTAGAAGGCCTCATCCAACCTGATGACCTCATCAACCAGCTGACATTTATAATGGATGCAAACCAGACTTACCTGGTGTCAGAACGCCTAGAAAG GGAAGAAAGGAACCAGACCCAAGTGCTGAGACAACAACAAGATGAAGCCTACCTGGCTTCTCTCAGGGCAgaccaggagaaagaaaggaaaaagagagaggaacgAGAGAGGAAACGCcgaaaggaggaggaggtgcaGCAGCAAAAGCTGGCAGAGGAGAGGAGGCGGCAG AACTtacaggaggaaaaggaaagaaagttggAATGCCTGCCTCCTGAGCCATCCCCAGATGACCCTGAAAGTGTCAAGATCATTTTCAAGTTACCCAATGATACCAGAGTAGAGAGACGGTTCCATTTTTCACAGTCTCTAACA GTCATCCATGACTTCTTATTCTCCTTGAAGGAAAGCCCTGAGAAGTTTCAGATTGAAGCCAATTTCCCAAGACGGGTCCTGCCGTGTGTCCCTTCAGAGGAATGGCCCACCCCTCCCACACTGCAGGAGGCAGGACTTGGCCACACAGAAGTTCTCTTTGTTCAGGACCTGACAGATGAATGA